One part of the Aspergillus luchuensis IFO 4308 DNA, chromosome 5, nearly complete sequence genome encodes these proteins:
- a CDS encoding uncharacterized protein (TransMembrane:1 (o82-100i)): MARYEKPGQRITDACYRADRSRLMQPDRCQPAKNKSRWPHLGRFSGCTGAGPDAVITAGNRAIALLSSPSISSSLGTLDTSYWTSIFLFSFFNITVMYLGS, translated from the coding sequence ATGGCACGTTACGAGAAACCCGGACAAAGAATAACAGACGCCTGTTATCGCGCCGATCGGAGCAGACTAATGCAGCCTGACAGATGCCAACCGGCAAAGAATAAGTCGAGATGGCCACACCTGGGCAGATTTAGTGGCTGCACGGGGGCCGGGCCAGATGCTGTCATCACTGCCGGCAATCGTGCAAtcgccctcctctcttctccatccatctcctcctctctcgGCACGCTTGATACCAGCTACTGGACTAGcatcttcttgttttctttttttaacaTTACTGTGATGTACCTCGGCAGTTAA
- a CDS encoding aromatic amino acid ammonia-lyase (COG:Q;~EggNog:ENOG410PHE8;~InterPro:IPR022313,IPR001106,IPR023144,IPR024083, IPR005922,IPR008948;~PFAM:PF00221;~go_component: GO:0005737 - cytoplasm [Evidence IEA];~go_function: GO:0003824 - catalytic activity [Evidence IEA];~go_function: GO:0016841 - ammonia-lyase activity [Evidence IEA];~go_process: GO:0006559 - L-phenylalanine catabolic process [Evidence IEA]), producing the protein MNTLLIHHWTALNNALSSNDIGRDLDGKTLDLATVVAGARYGKRVSLSQNTRKQVQRSEAVLKKHLADGELIYGVNTGFGGSADTTTDAVNKLQENLLQMLQAGVKLDGSSPVLAEKQKEDVLPLDDPTSATIMPESWTRATMIIRLNCLASGYSGIRQSVLDVLLQMIEQHITPRVPLRGSISASGDLSPLSYIGGAMQGHPSIRVWKRGQNSDCQVKGADVALKESSIPVVCLDAKEGLAIVNGTATSAAVGGLALHETLGLAALSQILAAMSVEALHGTSESFDPFFARVRPHPGQTTAASNLWKFLSNSKLLNDGDGFGQGSLRQDRYSIRTSAQWMGPLLEDLELAYQQISTELNSVTDNPLIDTAGDNARILHGGNFQAKSVTSAMEKTRLAVQSMGRMLYAQCTELIDASKNNGLPPNLSADEPSVSFTFKGVDIMIAALQSELGFLANPIGSHVQTAEMGNQALNSLALISSRYTLDAVAVLSQMAAAHLVAICQALDLRVINIQFMRTLEQDFMKLISDSFQVHAVPRRSLLALSKEAWDAFAKQVEQLQSVDSCSRFHQAARAILPIFITALPPSTPSPGIIQSWIDTLGSQAAETYRKTREAYCRCPDATPYLGAASRKMYTFVRQTLKLPFIVEGTLWRPSDSAKAPDGEATPPPLPTMGDVVGIAYDAIRRGSLYTVAVECIRDAEQDMAQCPYCFAK; encoded by the exons ATGAATACGCTGCTTATCCACCATTGGACCGCCCTTAACAacgccctctcctccaacgatATTGGGCGCGATCTGGATGGCAAAACTCTGGACTTGGCCActgttgtggctggtgcaCG ATATGGAAAACGCGTCTCGCTTTCACAAAACACCCGCAAGCAAGTGCAGCGGTCGGAAGCGGTGTTGAAGAAACATTTGGCGGACGGGGAGCTAATTTACG GCGTCAATACGGGTTTCGGTGGTAGTGCCGATACAACAACCGATGCCGTTAACAAGCTCCAAGAGAATTTACTGCAGATGCTCCAGGCTGGTGTTAAATTAGACGGATCAAGCCCGGTCCTTGcagagaagcagaaagaggaTGTCCTGCCCCTGGACGACCCAACTTCCGCGACTATCATGCCGGAGTCTTGGACCCGAGCAACCATGATTATCCGATTGAACTGCCTTGCTTCAGGATATTCCGGCATCCGGCAGTCCGTTTTGGACGTGCTGCTCCAGATGATCGAGCAACATATCACGCCCCGAGTTCCGCTGAGAGGCAGTATATCTGCCTCCGGTGATCTCAGCCCACTATCGTACATCGGCGGAGCGATGCAAGGGCACCCATCTATCCGTGTTTGGAAGCGTGGTCAAAACTCCGATTGCCAAGTCAAAGGGGCTGATGTCGCCCTCAAAGAGAGTTCAATTCCAGTTGTCTGTCTGGATGCGAAAGAAGGCCTGGCAATCGTGAACGGAACGGCGACCTCTGCAGCCGTGGGTGGCCTGGCTTTGCATGAAACGCTTGGCCTCGCAGCTTTGAGTCAAATCCTTGCAGCAATGAGTGTCGAAGCCCTGCACGGTACTAGCGAAAGCTTCGATCCGTTTTTCGCCAGAGTTCGACCTCATCCCGGACAAACGACAGCTGCCAGTAATCTGTGGAAATTTCTTTCCAACTCGAAATTGCTCAATGACGGGGATGGATTCGGACAGGGAAGCCTACGACAAGATCGGTACTCGATTCGCACATCTGCGCAATGGATGGGTCCGCTTCTTGAAGACTTGGAGCTAGCATATCAGCAGATCTCGACGGAGCTGAATTCGGTAACGGACAACCCACTCATTGATACGGCTGGTGATAATGCTCGCATCCTACACGGCGGCAATTTCCAAGCGAAGTCAGTCACGAGCGCCATGGAGAAGACCAGGCTGGCCGTTCAATCCATGGGCCGTATGCTCTACGCGCAATGCACTGAGCTGATTGATGCATCCAAGAACAATGGGTTACCACCTAATTTGTCTGCCGACGAGCCTAGCGTGTCGTTCACGTTCAAAGGTGTAGATATCATGATCGCTGCGCTACAGTCGGAGCTTGGATTCCTCGCAAATCCTATCGGGAGCCACGTCCAGACAGCCGAAATGGGAAATCAGGCCTTGAACTCGCTCGCACTGATATCGAGTCGCTACACCTTGGACGCGGTTGCTGTCTTGTCGCAAATGGCAGCTGCCCATCTCGTGGCTATCTGCCAGGCTCTCGATCTCCGTGTGATCAATATCCAGTTCATGCGAACTCTAGAACAGGACTTTATGAAATTGATCAGTGACAGCTTCCAAGTTCACGCTGTGCCCAGAAGGAGCCTCCTGGCTCTCTCCAAGGAAGCTTGGGATGCCTTTGCCAAGCAAGTGGAACAGCTACAGTCCGTTGACTCGTGCAGTCGATTTCATCAAGCCGCTCGCGCCATTCTGCCTATTTTCATTACGGCATTGCCACCAAGCACTCCCTCCCCAGGCATTATCCAATCATGGATTGATACCCTAGGCTCTCAGGCGGCTGAGACATATCGCAAGACACGTGAGGCATATTGTAGGTGTCCAGATGCCACCCCTTACCTTGGGGCGGCGTCGCGGAAGATGTATACATTTGTTCGACAGACCTTAAAGCTTCCCTTCATAGTCGAGGGCACACTCTGGCGCCCAAGCGATTCAGCCAAGGCACCGGATGGCGAAGCGACGCCACCGCCTCTCCCTACGATGGGCGACGTGGTTGGCATCGCGTATGATGCCATTCGCCGCGGGTCTTTGTATACGGTAGCGGTGGAGTGTATCCGGGATGCGGAGCAAGACATGGCGCAGTGCCCTTACTGCTTTGCCAAGTAG
- the sclB gene encoding putative C6 transcription factor (COG:S;~EggNog:ENOG410PY2I;~InterPro:IPR036864,IPR001138;~go_function: GO:0000981 - DNA-binding transcription factor activity, RNA polymerase II-specific [Evidence IEA];~go_function: GO:0008270 - zinc ion binding [Evidence IEA];~go_process: GO:0006355 - regulation of transcription, DNA-templated [Evidence IEA]) — MQSLVLPPSSFIATEFGHPRFDPGPERLPLNLPRSTNARRYPPRDLPLPRSMSGSVPADDPLDTSGPVRRPGHPELPQAATTVTAATSVSAGLSGPALPPGPAGAVTTHESVTQRVAPASADEVLRQPFSVGDAFASSRLPPSLVGQGIPQATPTAYAQPSFGTSPPGTTARALPQKPTRRTKAHVASACVNCKKKHLGCDPARPCRRCVLSGKEATCVDVTHKKRGRPPLKAEEASLRTYAAHMDNRATQGDQHGPQSRRTLHRATSSREIRPMTDLQMPGVQTGAMAMRASAGHPQRWAAPVYSQAIDPSIMQRSVGHRRFSSSGSAQSITAASPPGYVPMPVGYNPTLGAGRMPMGMGRPLSSYTHQGMNPTTTPPQYQQSFVPISPYPESARMSNRMPMGESPISRDPREGYLESPVRLPPIYPPTMGTPASASQGHRLSDPYPGAWSPRTREEFLQQEHRQQMPSHGFIDPLSPSSQMRHAASDMGYGEPVPRQLGPASTSERHAMHMSLVPPSDDPSTNEADTEGNRPAKRRKMALDDMVND; from the exons ATGCAATCATTagtccttcctccttcttctttcatcgCTACAGAGTTTGGACACCCCAGGTTTGATCCGGGCCCGGAGCGGCTGCCGTTGAATTTGCCTCGGTCGACAAATGCTCGTCGATATCCCCCGCGGGATCTGCCTCTCCCTCGCTCTATGTCCGGTTCGGTTCCAGCAGACGACCCGCTGGACACTTCTGGACCCGTCAGGCGCCCTGGACATCCAGAGCTGCCTCAAGCCGCGACAACCGTGACCGCTGCAACCTCCGTATCCGCGGGGTTGTCGGGACCGGCCCTGCCTCCAGGACCTGCTGGCGCCGTCACCACTCACGAGTCTGTGACCCAACGTGTGGCCCCGGCCTCAGCCGACGAAGTGCTGCGACAACCCTTTTCGGTGGGCGACGCCTTCGCCTCATCGCGACTTCCACCATCGCTGGTAGGCCAGGGCATCCCACAAGCCACGCCAACAGCTTATGCGCAACCCTCCTTTGGAACGTCCCCTCCCGGTACAACGGCTCGGGCCTTGCCGCAAAAGCCCACTCGACGCACCAAAGCCCATGTTGCATCAGCATGCGTGAATTGTAAGAAGAAGCACCTGGGGTGCGATCCGGCACGGCCATGTCGAAGATGCGTTCTGTCAGGGAAAGAA GCCACCTGTGTTGATGTTACGCACAAGAAGCGAGGAAGGCCGCCATTGAAGGCGGAAGAAGCATCGCTCAGAACCTATGCAGCTCATATGGACAATCGAGCGACACAGGGAGACCAGCACGGCCCCCAATCAAGACGTACCCTCCACAGAGCTACATCTTCGCGTGAGATTCGCCCCATGACAGATCTTCAGATGCCCGGGGTGCAGACGGGCGCCATGGCCATGAGAGCGTCGGCTGGACATCCACAGAGATGGGCCGCTCCCGTATACTCTCAGGCCATAGACCCGTCAATAATGCAGAGGAGTGTTGGGCACAGACGGTTTTCTTCCTCGGGCTCTGCACAGTCCATAACGGCGGCTTCTCCACCCGGGTATGTCCCGATGCCTGTTGGGTACAACCCTACATTGGGAGCAGGACGGATGCCCATGGGCATGGGAAGACCACTGTCATCTTACACACATCAAGGCATGAATCCTACTACCACGCCGCCCCAGTATCAACAGTCCTTTGTTCCAATTTCGCCCTATCCAGAAAGCGCCCGGATGTCGAATCGGATGCCAATGGGAGAATCTCCCATTTCGAGAGATCCACGGGAAGGCTATTTGGAATCGCCAGTAAGGCTTCCTCCCATTTATCCTCCCACGATGGGAACACCGGCCTCGGCATCGCAAGGGCACCGCCTGAGCGATCCATATCCAGGAGCTTGGTCGCCGCGGACGCGAGAAGAGTTTCTCCAGCAGGAGCACCGGCAACAAATGCCTTCGCATGGTTTCATTGACCCACTGTCGCCTAGCAGTCAAATGCGACACGCCGCATCTGACATGGGGTATGGGGAGCCCGTCCCTCGGCAGTTAGGACCCGCGTCAACGTCAGAGAGACACGCAATGCACATGTCGCTTGTACCCCCCTCGGACGACCCATCAACGAACGAGGCAGACACCGAGGGCAACAGACCAGCCAAGAGGCGCAAAATGGCCTTGGATGACATGGTGAACGACTAA